The DNA window GTTCGTTTCCGCTAAACCGAATGTGATGACGATCCACCTGCCCAATTGCCGTCCGCCACGACATGCTCCCGTTTCGCGCCGTGAGGAAAATAGGGGGGGACGTGTGCGGACCATTGCGACTTTCCAGCCCATGGCCCCTGCTCCATGACGAAGTTCACCGTAAACGATCGCCCGGTCCAGTACCGGATGGATCCGGATACGCCGCTGCTGTTTGCGCTGCGCGATGCTTCCAATCTCACCGGCACAAAATATGGCTGCGGCGTGGGCGATTGCGGTGCCTGTATGGTGGATATCGACGGCGAGGCGATCCGCTCCTGCCTTGTCACCATCGGTGAGGTGGAGGGCCGCTTCGTAACCACCATCGAAGGCCTGTCGCGCGACCGCGGTCATCCGGTGCAACAGGCTTTTGCCGCCACCGGCGCGGTGCAATGCGGTTTTTGCACACCCGGCATGGTGATGGCCGCCGCAGTGCTGCTACGCAAATCGTCCAATCCTACGCGAGAGGAGATCGAGACGGCGCTGCCGAACCTGTGCCGCTGCGGCGTCTATCCGCGCCTGGTCGATGCGGTGCAGCGCGCAGGCCGCGTCGCGCGGCGCGAGGAACGGCTGTCTTCCGCCCCGCCGCCCGGCATCACGCCAGAGGATGCAGCGGACGCCGTGCCCGCCTTGACGTCGCCCGTGCAGCGCCGGGAACCGTCAGCCGATACGCCCGGCTAAACCGGCGATGATTGCGCTTTGCTCTTCAACCGCTTCCGCGACGGGAGCGCGTGCTGCCTTGATCTCCGCCGTTCCTGCGCCAGCTGACCCCTGACTTTCCTGCGCCAGCCTATCGATGAGCAACTGGTCAATAGTGGCCAAAGCCTCCACGCTGGGTGCCCGGGCCATCTCAAGGCGTGAGAGGAGGACCTGCGCATATATCCACGGCTCGCTGCTCCGGCTGCGCCCCGCAGCCGCGGAAACGCCGCGGCGCACGTCGGGCAAGGCGGCACGGAAGGCCGCATTGGCGGAGCGCGCCTGTTCAACAGCGGCATCCAGCGTGCGGCGCTGCTCATCGGAAAGCGGCGTCACCGGGGCAGGCGCGGGTGCAGGCTCAGACGCCGGGCGCTTGCCCAGATCGGCCGCATCAACCTCGTAAGGACGCGGTAGCAGCGAGGGGAACGATTCCGATCCC is part of the Novosphingopyxis iocasae genome and encodes:
- a CDS encoding (2Fe-2S)-binding protein, producing the protein MTKFTVNDRPVQYRMDPDTPLLFALRDASNLTGTKYGCGVGDCGACMVDIDGEAIRSCLVTIGEVEGRFVTTIEGLSRDRGHPVQQAFAATGAVQCGFCTPGMVMAAAVLLRKSSNPTREEIETALPNLCRCGVYPRLVDAVQRAGRVARREERLSSAPPPGITPEDAADAVPALTSPVQRREPSADTPG